The genomic region CACATTGTTCGATAAGAAAGCAAAGACCCCAAAGACAAGGGCGACAAGGAGGGTACATCCCGAGGCAAGACCGTCGAGTCCATCGGTCAGATTCACCGCATTGGATGAGCCAGTCACCACCACAATGGTCAGGAGAAAAAAGACCGCCCCACCCGCAATGAAAAAGGGGGTTTTCTTAAAGGGTAAAAAGTAGGCCTCATAACCTCCCATCCAGATCAAGTAGACAGCGAGAAGGGCTGCAAAGAGGAGTTGCAACCCAAACTTTGCTTTCGCCCGGAGCCCTTTTGAGTTTTTGTGCTTCATCTTTAGGTAGTCGTCGATCCCCCCTAAAAAGCCGAGCCAGACCGTTGCAACTCCAAGGATCCAGGTGAAAGAGCTCCGCGGATCCATCCAGAGAAGAAGAGCGATGAGCATCGAGATGAGGATGAGAACTCCCCCCATCGTTGGCGTCTTCTTCTTTTTTTGGTGGAGCTCTGCAAGTGTGGGGCAATCTTCGACCCGGATCGACTGCCCTGTCTTTAACTTGTAAAGCTTATTGATACACCAAGGGCCGAGTAAGATGGTGAGGAGGAGGGTGGTGATCGCAGCAAGAACCATCCGCGTTGAGGAATAGAAAAAAACGGACGGGATCTTCACCGCCGTATGGTATGCTAAGTACTGTAAAAATAGATAAAGCAATTAATGAACCGATCCGTAAGTTATAATATTCTTAATTTTCAGTTGATTTCTAACAGATTTTTGGAAGCTGATTTGAGCACATTGTCCAAAAGACAAGGGTGAAAAATCAGCTTCCAAAAAGATGTAGAAAGCATGGAAAGAAAGGATGTTAGAATTTATGGATCGGTTCATACGCCCTCTAAAAGAGTCCAAAGCTTAAGAGAGTTTGACCCTTTGATTAAAACTACGTCTTCCTTTTGCACAAGCTCTTTTAAGCGGGATGCTACCTCGGCCTTTTCATGAAAGAGCTCGACCGGTTTCCCCCCCTTTTCAAAAACGTCGACCATTGGCAAACACTCTTTTCCTACGCAGAGGAGATGGTCGACCAGAGGGAGGGCATGCTCAGCCACCTCTCGATGGCTGTTTACCTCAAAGGGGCCCAGTTCTTTCATCGCCCCTAAAAGCGCAATCCGCCGCTTTCCTTTTGGTAAATT from Candidatus Neptunochlamydia vexilliferae harbors:
- the mraY gene encoding phospho-N-acetylmuramoyl-pentapeptide-transferase, with the translated sequence MLYLFLQYLAYHTAVKIPSVFFYSSTRMVLAAITTLLLTILLGPWCINKLYKLKTGQSIRVEDCPTLAELHQKKKKTPTMGGVLILISMLIALLLWMDPRSSFTWILGVATVWLGFLGGIDDYLKMKHKNSKGLRAKAKFGLQLLFAALLAVYLIWMGGYEAYFLPFKKTPFFIAGGAVFFLLTIVVVTGSSNAVNLTDGLDGLASGCTLLVALVFGVFAFLSNNVTIAHYLNIPYIEGSAEIAIYLSAMAGACLGFLWYNGYPAQVFMGDTGSLALGGILGTAAVLMRREFLLALVGGVFVLEALSVILQVFSYRFRNKKRIFRCAPLHHHFEFKGWPEPKVVVRFWMIGLILALFGLASIKFQ